A part of Cannabis sativa cultivar Pink pepper isolate KNU-18-1 chromosome 6, ASM2916894v1, whole genome shotgun sequence genomic DNA contains:
- the LOC115695366 gene encoding phosphatidylserine decarboxylase proenzyme 2-like isoform X2 → MKFKDKWLACVSFGEQTFRTQISDQTDKPVWNSEKKLLLEKDGPHVARISVFETNTVSSNTLVGYCEINLLEYLTQGEDSDPEVLDLLNPSSSDLIVGKIYISCSVEDPVETEKSFARRILSIVDYNQDGMLSLSEFSDLINAFGNRLAAEKKEELFKAADKNGDGVVSMDELATLLASQQEKEPLITCCPVCGEVLEVSDKLNNMIHLTLCFDEGTGNQVMEGGFLTDTQASYGWMFKLSEWVHYSSYDVGLNSGSSASHIVVLDRRTKTLVEETIDSKIVLSMRAIYQSKLGIGLMDKGAKEFLLSISEKQGKKMNTTESAKDIPKFVDFFKGQINLAEAKYPVEHFKTFNEFFVRELKPGVRPIACKERDDVAICGADSRLMAFTTVDDSKRFWIKGRKFSIKGLLGPEISSNEFDHGSLVIFRLAPQDYHRFHFPVSGTVEKFIDIPGALYTVNPIAVNSKYCNVFTENKRVVSIISTPDFGKVAFIAIGATMVGSITFSKKAGDHVKKGDEFGYFSFGGSTVICVFEKELIDGDVFFKAMRWV, encoded by the exons ATGAAGTTCAAGGACAAGTGGCTTGCTTGTGTTTCTTTTGGAGAACAGACATTCCGTACACAAATATCTGATCA GACAGACAAACCAGTCTGGAATTCT GAAAAAAAGCTTCTTTTGGAAAAAGATGGACCTCATGTTGCAAGGATATCTGTGTTTGAG ACGAATACTGTGTCTAGCAACACTCTGGTAGGATATTGCGAGATTAATCTTCTTGAATATTTAACGCAG GGTGAGGATTCTGACCCTGAGGTGCTGGACCTGTTAAATCCATCTTCATCGGATTTGATAGTTGGGAAGATTTATATTTCATGCTCTGTTGAG GATCCAGTTGAAACAGAAAAGAGTTTTGCAAGACGCATCTTATCTATAGTG GACTATAATCAGGATGGGATGCTGTCATTGTCTGAGTTTTCTGATTTAATTAATGCTTTTGGGAATCGACTGGCAGCTGAAAAG AAAGAGGAATTGTTTAAAGCAGCTGACAAGAACGGGGATGGTGTTGTTAGCATGGATGAGTTAGCTACCCTTCTTGCTTCTCAACAAGAAAA AGAACCATTAATTACTTGCTGTCCTGTTTGTGGTGAAGTTCTTGAAGTTTCTGATAAGCTGAACAACATGATTCATCTGACATTGTGTTTTGACGAAGGAACTGGAAACCAGGTTATGGAAGGAGGATTTTTAACCGATACACAGGCTTCATATGG GTGGATGTTCAAACTAAGTGAGTGGGTCCACTACTCTTCTTATGATGTTGGTTTGAATTCTGGATCAAGCGCTTCTCATATTGTG GTATTGGATCGGAGGACAAAGACGCTTGTGGAAGAAACAATTGACAGCAAAATTGTTTTGTCAATGAGAGCTATATACCAGTCAAAGCTTGGGATTGGGCTTATGGACAAAG GAGCAAAAGAATTTTTGCTGAGCATCTCTGAAAAGCAAGGGAAGAAAATGAATACAACGGAGTCTGCTAAAGACATACCAAAGTTTGTTGACTTTTTCAAG GGTCAAATCAATTTGGCTGAAGCCAAGTACCCCGTGGAACATTTTAAG ACGTTCAATGAATTCTTTGTGCGAGAGCTGAAGCCAGGTGTTAGACCAATTGCCTGCAAGGAACGGGATGATGTAGCTATTTGTGGAGCAGATAGCCGTTTGATGGCGTTTACAACAGTAGATGATAGTAAAAGGTTTTGGATTAAG GGACGAAAGTTTTCAATAAAAGGTCTTCTTGGACCAGAAATAAGTTCCAACGAATTTGATCATGGATCGTTGGTAATATTTCGTTTGGCACCACAG GACTATCATCGTTTTCATTTCCCTGTTTCTGGAACTGTTGAGAAATTTATCGACATACCTGGTGCTTTATACACA GTTAACCCCATTGCAGTCAATAGCAAGTACTGTAATGTATTCACTGAAAACAAGCGAGTTGTGTCAATTATTTCAACACCTGATTTTGGAAAG GTGGCATTTATAGCTATTGGAGCTACTATGGTTGGAAGCATAACATTTTCAAAGAAAGCGGGTGACCATGTGAAGAAGGGAGATGAG TTTGGATATTTCTCATTTGGTGGAAGTACCGTAATTTGTGTCTTTGAAAAG GAGTTGATTGATGGTGATGTGTTCTTTAAGGCCATGAGATGGGTTTGA
- the LOC115695366 gene encoding phosphatidylserine decarboxylase proenzyme 2-like isoform X1: protein MKFKDKWLACVSFGEQTFRTQISDQTDKPVWNSEKKLLLEKDGPHVARISVFETNTVSSNTLVGYCEINLLEYLTQGEDSDPEVLDLLNPSSSDLIVGKIYISCSVEDPVETEKSFARRILSIVDYNQDGMLSLSEFSDLINAFGNRLAAEKKEELFKAADKNGDGVVSMDELATLLASQQEKEPLITCCPVCGEVLEVSDKLNNMIHLTLCFDEGTGNQVMEGGFLTDTQASYGWMFKLSEWVHYSSYDVGLNSGSSASHIVVLDRRTKTLVEETIDSKIVLSMRAIYQSKLGIGLMDKGAKEFLLSISEKQGKKMNTTESAKDIPKFVDFFKGQINLAEAKYPVEHFKTFNEFFVRELKPGVRPIACKERDDVAICGADSRLMAFTTVDDSKRFWIKGRKFSIKGLLGPEISSNEFDHGSLVIFRLAPQDYHRFHFPVSGTVEKFIDIPGALYTVNPIAVNSKYCNVFTENKRVVSIISTPDFGKVAFIAIGATMVGSITFSKKAGDHVKKGDEFGYFSFGGSTVICVFEKGIGKVYQYQMYGVYIGRDQY, encoded by the exons ATGAAGTTCAAGGACAAGTGGCTTGCTTGTGTTTCTTTTGGAGAACAGACATTCCGTACACAAATATCTGATCA GACAGACAAACCAGTCTGGAATTCT GAAAAAAAGCTTCTTTTGGAAAAAGATGGACCTCATGTTGCAAGGATATCTGTGTTTGAG ACGAATACTGTGTCTAGCAACACTCTGGTAGGATATTGCGAGATTAATCTTCTTGAATATTTAACGCAG GGTGAGGATTCTGACCCTGAGGTGCTGGACCTGTTAAATCCATCTTCATCGGATTTGATAGTTGGGAAGATTTATATTTCATGCTCTGTTGAG GATCCAGTTGAAACAGAAAAGAGTTTTGCAAGACGCATCTTATCTATAGTG GACTATAATCAGGATGGGATGCTGTCATTGTCTGAGTTTTCTGATTTAATTAATGCTTTTGGGAATCGACTGGCAGCTGAAAAG AAAGAGGAATTGTTTAAAGCAGCTGACAAGAACGGGGATGGTGTTGTTAGCATGGATGAGTTAGCTACCCTTCTTGCTTCTCAACAAGAAAA AGAACCATTAATTACTTGCTGTCCTGTTTGTGGTGAAGTTCTTGAAGTTTCTGATAAGCTGAACAACATGATTCATCTGACATTGTGTTTTGACGAAGGAACTGGAAACCAGGTTATGGAAGGAGGATTTTTAACCGATACACAGGCTTCATATGG GTGGATGTTCAAACTAAGTGAGTGGGTCCACTACTCTTCTTATGATGTTGGTTTGAATTCTGGATCAAGCGCTTCTCATATTGTG GTATTGGATCGGAGGACAAAGACGCTTGTGGAAGAAACAATTGACAGCAAAATTGTTTTGTCAATGAGAGCTATATACCAGTCAAAGCTTGGGATTGGGCTTATGGACAAAG GAGCAAAAGAATTTTTGCTGAGCATCTCTGAAAAGCAAGGGAAGAAAATGAATACAACGGAGTCTGCTAAAGACATACCAAAGTTTGTTGACTTTTTCAAG GGTCAAATCAATTTGGCTGAAGCCAAGTACCCCGTGGAACATTTTAAG ACGTTCAATGAATTCTTTGTGCGAGAGCTGAAGCCAGGTGTTAGACCAATTGCCTGCAAGGAACGGGATGATGTAGCTATTTGTGGAGCAGATAGCCGTTTGATGGCGTTTACAACAGTAGATGATAGTAAAAGGTTTTGGATTAAG GGACGAAAGTTTTCAATAAAAGGTCTTCTTGGACCAGAAATAAGTTCCAACGAATTTGATCATGGATCGTTGGTAATATTTCGTTTGGCACCACAG GACTATCATCGTTTTCATTTCCCTGTTTCTGGAACTGTTGAGAAATTTATCGACATACCTGGTGCTTTATACACA GTTAACCCCATTGCAGTCAATAGCAAGTACTGTAATGTATTCACTGAAAACAAGCGAGTTGTGTCAATTATTTCAACACCTGATTTTGGAAAG GTGGCATTTATAGCTATTGGAGCTACTATGGTTGGAAGCATAACATTTTCAAAGAAAGCGGGTGACCATGTGAAGAAGGGAGATGAG TTTGGATATTTCTCATTTGGTGGAAGTACCGTAATTTGTGTCTTTGAAAAG ggcattggcaaagtttaccagtatcagatgtatggagtatacattggaagggaccaatattga